The stretch of DNA TTGGTGACCGCCCCGACCTTCCGCTTGACGCCGTTCTCGTCCACCTCGGCCGGCAGCTCCATGGGCTGGAACTGGTCGTGCGCGGTGATGGTGTGCAGCGCCTCCGGGGAGAGCTGCTCGTGCACCTCGATGAACTCACCGTGCGGCAGGCGCTTGATGGTGCCGGTCTCGCGGCCGTGCAGCACCTTCTCCCGGTCACCGCGCTGCAGCCCGATGCACCAGCGCTTGGTGACCGTGAAGGCGATCACCGGGCCGACGAAGAACAGGATCCGGCAGGCCCAGGTGATGGTGTTGATCGAGAGGTTGAAGTGCGTGGCGAACAGGTCGTTGCCGCCCGCCACCAGCAGGATCAGGTACTCCGCGATCCAGGCGACGCCGAACGCGGTGCGCATCGGCGCGTTGCGCGGGCGGTCCAGGATGTGGTGCTCGCGCTTGTCGCCGGTGATCCACCCCTCCAGGAAGGGGTAGACCGCGATCACGATCATCACCAGGCCGAAGATCATCAGCGGGATGAAGACGCCGAGCTCCAGGGTGTGCCCGAAGGCCCTGATCTCCCAGCCCGGCATGATCCGGATCAGGCCCTCGGAGAAGCCCATGTACCAGTCCGGCTGGGCGTCGGTGGACACCTGGTCGGGGCGGTACGGGCCGTAGGCCCAGATCGGGTTGACCGAGGCGATCGCCGAGACCATCGCGATGACACCGAAGACCAGGAAGAAGAAGCCTCCCGCCTTGGCCATGTAGACCGGCATCAGCGGCATGCCGACGACGTTCTTCTCGGTCCGGCCGGGGCCCGCGAACTGGGTGTGCTTGTGGTAGAAGACCAGGATCAGGTGGGCCACCAGCAGGCCCAGCATGATGCCCGGGATCAGCAGCACATGGATGGTGTAGAAGCGCGGGATGATGTCGTTGCCGGGGAACTGGCCCCCGTACAGGAACATCGCGATGTAGGTGCCGACGATCGGCATCGACAGGATCGCGCCCTCCATGAAGCGGATACCCGTACCGGACAGCAGGTCGTCCGGGAGGGAGTAGCCCATGAAGCCGTCGAA from Streptomyces sp. 846.5 encodes:
- a CDS encoding cytochrome bc complex cytochrome b subunit, producing the protein MTTHAEPTAVGDHDDHQVGHSEAGVEQAHLGEKAADWVDGRLGIYGLAKANLRKIFPDHWSFMLGEICLYSFIIIILTGVYLTLFFTPSMGEVVYHGSYTPLNGIRMSEAYKSTVDISFDVRGGLLIRQIHHWAAIVFVAAMLVHMMRVFFTGAFRKPREINWLFGFLLLFLGMFDGFMGYSLPDDLLSGTGIRFMEGAILSMPIVGTYIAMFLYGGQFPGNDIIPRFYTIHVLLIPGIMLGLLVAHLILVFYHKHTQFAGPGRTEKNVVGMPLMPVYMAKAGGFFFLVFGVIAMVSAIASVNPIWAYGPYRPDQVSTDAQPDWYMGFSEGLIRIMPGWEIRAFGHTLELGVFIPLMIFGLVMIVIAVYPFLEGWITGDKREHHILDRPRNAPMRTAFGVAWIAEYLILLVAGGNDLFATHFNLSINTITWACRILFFVGPVIAFTVTKRWCIGLQRGDREKVLHGRETGTIKRLPHGEFIEVHEQLSPEALHTITAHDQFQPMELPAEVDENGVKRKVGAVTKLRAKLSQSYFGEAAQIPKPTPEEHAEITSGHGHH